From Miscanthus floridulus cultivar M001 chromosome 15, ASM1932011v1, whole genome shotgun sequence, the proteins below share one genomic window:
- the LOC136508676 gene encoding amino-acid permease BAT1 homolog, with protein sequence MTWNNPPPRPSDDDADDGRLRELGYKQELKRHLSVLSNFSISFTVISVLTGVTTLYNTGLAFGGPATMTLGWFLAGAFTMAVGLSMAEICSAFPTSGGLYYWSARLSGHRWAPFASWITGWFNIVAQWAGTASIDFSLAQLIQVIILLSTGGNNGGGYLASKYVVFAFHAGILLSHAAINSLSITWLSLLGQFAALWNMLGVFILMIAVPVFATERASAKYVFTHFNTDNSAGIHNNLHIFVLGLLMSQYTLSGYDASAHMTEETKNAGRNGPIGIISAIGISLVVGWGYILGITFAVKDIPFLLSPDNDAGGYAIAQVFYLAFKSRYGNGAGGIVCLWIVAVAIYFCGMSSMTSNSRMTYAFSRDGAMPFSSIWHKVNKQEVPINAVWLSAFISLCMALPSLGSLVAFQAMASVATTAVYIAYALPILFRVTLARNRFVPGPFSLGRYGVLVGWIAVLWVATITVLFSLPVSYPVTKNTINYTPVAVGGLFTLILSSWIVSARHWFTGPVTNLGG encoded by the exons atgacctGGAACAACCCCCCTCCCCGTCCCTCCGACGACGACGCCGACGACGGCCGCCTCCGCGAGCTCGGGTACAAGCAGGAGCTCAAGCGCCACCTCTC GGTGCTGTccaacttctccatctccttcACCGTCATCTCCGTGCTGACGGGGGTCACCACGCTCTACAACACCGGCCTCGCCTTCGGCGGGCCCGCCACCATGACGCTCGGCTGGTTCCTCGCGGGCGCCTTCACCATGGCCGTCGGCCTCTCCATGGCCGAGATCTGCTCCGCCTTCCCCACCTCCGGCGGCCTCTACTACTGGAGCGCCCGCCTCTCCGGCCACCGCTGGGCGCCCTTCGCCTCCTGGATCACCGGATG GTTCAACATCGTGGCACAA TGGGCAGGCACTGCCAGCATCGACTTCTCGCTGGCACAGCTAATCCAGGTGATCATCCTTCTCAGCACTGGGGGCAACAATGGCGGGGGTTACTTGGCGTCAAAGTACGTCGTTTTTGCCTTCCACGCAGGGATTCTGCTGAGCCACGCCGCCATCAACAGCCTCTCCATCACTTGGCTATCTTTGCTCGGACAGTTCGCTGCGCTTTGGAATATGCTAG GTGTCTTTATCCTGATGATTGCTGTACCAGTTTTTGCTACTGAGAGGGCCAGtgcaaaatacgttttcacccaTTTCAACACGGATAACAGCGCCGGAATCCACAACAACCTCCACATCTTCGTTCTGGGTCTCCTCATGAGCCAATACACGCTGTCAGGATACGACGCATCTGCACACATG ACCGAAGAGACGAAAAACGCAGGCAGGAACGGCCCGATTGGAATAATCAGTGCCATCGGTATATCGTTGGTAGTAGGCTGGGGGTACATTCTTGGCATCACGTTTGCAGTGAAGGACATCCCCTTCCTCCTGAGCCCCGACAACGATGCGGGAGGGTACGCGATCGCTCAGGTGTTCTACCTCGCCTTCAAAAGCCGGTACGGGAATGGTGCTGGAGGAATCGTCTGCTTGTGGATCGTCGCCGTCGCTATATACTTCTGTGGCATGAGCTCGATGACTAGCAACTCAAG GATGACTTATGCGTTCTCAAGAGATGGGGCGATGCCGTTTTCATCCATCTGGCACAAGGTTAACAAGCAAGAAGTGCCGATAAACGCCGTCTGGCTCTCAGCTTTCATTTCCCTTTGCATGGCATTGCCG TCTCTGGGCAGCCTGGTCGCGTTCCAGGCGATGGCATCTGTCGCGACGACCGCGGTCTACATCGCCTACGCGCTGCCGATCCTCTTCCGTGTGACGCTGGCGCGCAACCGCTTCGTACCAGGCCCCTTCAGCCTCGGCCGGTACGGCGTGCTCGTGGGCTGGATCGCGGTGCTCTGGGTTGCAACCATCACCGTGCTCTTCTCGCTGCCGGTGTCGTACCCGGTGACCAAGAACACCATCAACTACACTCCGGTCGCCGTCGGTGGGCTCTTCACCCTGATCTTGTCGTCGTGGATCGTCAGCGCAAGGCACTGGTTCACGGGTCCCGTCACGAATTTGGGAGGATAG